Part of the Quercus robur chromosome 5, dhQueRobu3.1, whole genome shotgun sequence genome, gcttgaaaaaaaaaaaaaaaaaaacacaaaacgtGGACGTGGATGTGGGAAGCACAAAACGCGCTTCCTAAACGCACACTAAATGGACAAGATCAAaaagtacaaaagaaaagaagtcaTGTTTATTCAATGGTATGTTTTTGCCAAAATGGCAAGagatacaatcaaatttatagaattaaaataacaataagtgaCACTAAGAAGCTAATAATTGAAGACGGGACAAAGATGCATGACTAAGACGAGAGTGCCACAAATTAGGGGATAAGATGGAAATAACAATAATAGAGACCAGAGATGAGTGAATGTTTTTTTATGGACCTTGAACATTCATCCAACTTTACAACCTGTCCCAAGTAGTTGGCTTGTCTATGGATTCTACACATCGACACCACAATTAGTAACGAGAAGATCAACACTGAGTTCACAAAGTTGACtaataaagagaaaattttagaaGAAGATAAGTGTCATTAAGAGATTTGTTTAAGGAATAAATGGATCCTATGTAATTAATAGGCATGGGAGTGTCATCAATAGTGTAAATAGATTTAGGATGCTTTAAAGGAACCTTCGAAAAAAATTATGAGGCATTAGGAGTCATTTAATTACAACAAGCAATTTAGTGTTTTGCACATGTACGGATGCCTCGGGAAAAGATTCGTCCCCTTCAAAGTTTCACACATTGGGTGCTTTGGCAACTTCACTTATGTGTGCAAGTATTTCTAGGGCgaggagtgtgtgtgtgtgtgagtctcttttcttatttttattttaaggagtTGCCACCAACTATTGGTCTTGTAagaggtgtgattggtcacttatttgtgtaattttttttggttacctAATTAACTAAGAACCGATTCAAGGGTTTTTGAATTAATTAAGGTAAACCAAAGTCTTAAACGAAAGGATAGAATGGGtagggaaggtgttaggcacttCACACCACCTATCTAAAGGATAGTTGCAAGGGTAAAAACTAATTATGTCATAAGGCACATACAAGGCTAACAAGAGAAGCTCTAACATGCAAAGCTAAGCAAGGGAGAGGGAGGCAAGAAACAAGCATGCATGCCAACATCATCAAGATGTGATCTCACCCACTTGGTTAAACCCAAACAAGCCACAAAGCCACAAAAGGGGAagaatgcaaccaaacaagACAAGATAGACACAAAAAGCACACGAACACTTACTAAGCGGGAAATAAAGCATGTAAAGTAAGGCAAGGATGCAAGAAACTAGATATTAGCATACAAGCATGGATCAAAAGATGAAAGCATTGATATAAGCATGAAACATCCAAactgtagacactcaattttgcaccataatttaatctttgaAGATGGTTAAAATGACCATTTCATATACCCAAAAATCAtagttgcattacatgcattaaatcattcattgcatatcataaaaatgatcttgagattctaacagtCGTAATGGTATGCCCAATTCACAAATAGAACTgttggattgaaagatatcacaagatCAAGTTTTCAAGGTTTGCATGCATTGTATAAGGGTGAAACCAATCacatgtgattaattgaaattaattatgattggttaaacaattaaagttaattaaataattttgtgattagtTGTTGGCTTTTGCCAAAAATAAGCttgcttgcatgggaataaaatGGATAATCAAATAACAAGGGAATTGTTGATAATTAAGTTTCTTAGAATATTTATCTATAAGATATTTATTGTGTTTAAAGActtgattatcaaaataaaatggatTAATTTTAGAATACAAGTTAAAAACTCCATGTGCAATTCTCAACTTAGaaatctctaaaaaaatagtCGAAATTGAACCAAAATTGGAAGTGGGGCTTGGCACGTGAAAGGGCCAATCAGCACTTTGGAGTGCCGATCGGCACATGGCAAGTGTCGATTGGCACAACTCTGAGGCCTGGCCTAGAAATGCTACTCTATCGACTACTTGAAAACAACATACAAGCAAAAACACAATgacaaatagaagaaaaaaaatattaaaaaataatacaacAACAATCTAGTGGCGGACCACCCCTAAAATTGTCGGGAATAAGAAAGGCCTTAgttcaaccaaaacaaaaatttagggGTCTTAGTGAATTTCATCCAAATATTAATTGTTGAATTTAGTTAGTGTGTATGTATTTATGttcatgtttatgtttatgttgtATAGacacatatgtatatatattggttaCAATGTATTGCTACGACATGTACCAAAAATTTGCATCTCTGTTGCTAATGCAATTAAGCCTTCTTTTGTGTAAATAGATAAGTATTATGCTCAACATTGAGCCTAATAGACTAATCCCTACCGATACTAGTCAAATCATCCACGATGATTGgagttttataaattattaaattgtaccctatgatatttttaattaattcaataattgcaACTATTGTTGGAACCTTCTTTAGTTATGGTGTTTTTGTAACACTTAAGGTGTCCAATTTAATTATAGgttatttttccaattttttatttcctaaaatGGAAATATATGTTGGTAACTATGAGAGTAAGAACTATTTTTTATAGTCACAACTTACATTTTTAATCACTTTGATGCTTATTAGCCCTATATAGTAGGATTTATTGCTGCAATAAGAGAATTCATGTCGATTTTAATGGTATTTATATGACTTTTGTCCACACATTTCACTGCATGATCTTATTAGGCTTGTTCAAGGTAGCCTATCTTAGAATTAAattgtgttttcagttttaactagtatgttttcaattttagtcattttatataataataataataataataataatagtaagtTTTACAGAGATCCACTAAACACCTCAAGTAAATTTGACTGTCAATTTCTATATAAGacataaaaatctaaattattttttcattcaaaatacTTAATGGTTAGTAATCATAGATCATACAAAGATCCACTAAGCGCCTCAAGTAGATCTGAATGTCAATTTCAATGGAAAGCATAAATATCGTAACTATTTATTCATTTAGAAAACTTAATGATTTAGTTTTcctttttactatttctttatatatatatatatatatatatatatatatatatatatatatatatatttgtttttatgtttatgtttgtgtATCTATGTTTACATTTATGtctatattttcacaattatatTCTAGCATTATAACAAATTATCTTTGAGTTTACCAACTAAATACATGATGTAAAATGTAGATACTTTTctaatattcttaaaatttatgtttaatttACCATATGCCTATTTATAAGTTTCCAAAGGTGATTTGGAGTTCATTGAAATTGTTGTTCTTAGGTTTAGCAACCAAGATACTgaatataaacaaattaaaaaagtgACAGGGAAAAATCCAACAAATGGTGTAAGAAACCTAGAATCTTACCCATATATTGAAAGGCAAATGAATACAGAACCACTCAATACCTAAGTAAATTTGAATATTGATTTCAAtggaaaacttaaaaaatctCAATATTCAATTTTATACTTATTTGTTAGCTtcgtttatattattattatttttttttatgaattcgtttgtatttatataaatatttacatCTGTTGTTATATTTTTTCACAAGTTTATTGTCTAGTActcttatatatacacacacacacaaggacACACACGATTATgaacaaaaattattcttaaaGTTATTTATACAATTAGTaaaaatgtatattatattGTATGTTAATATACATTTTTCCAGAGGCATATTTGGCTTGAAAGAGATAATAGCCTACAAATGAGAATGTGACTTAGAGATCAAAAAAGTAGCTCAAAGTACctagatctttcatctcaaaatgttGGTTGAGAAATTGTTGAAGAGCACAAATTCCTACAATGTTGTCAAAtgtaataatcatatcatcaacatagggTAAAATGATAGTAATAACAATGGGGTCCAATGAATAAAAGTGCGGAGTCATATTAGCTAGGAGTGAAACCCTGCTGAGAAACCATATAGCTAAATTTGGTAAACCACGCATGAGGAGCTTAATTAAGGCCATACATAGCACATAAGGCTGAACATATTACATATGATTTGGTGAGTGTTGGTAGCTGGGAGGAGGTTACATGTACACTTCTTCCTCAAGATCCACATTTAGGAAAATATTCTTACATCTAAAATAGAAACCTTTTGTGAAGAGCAGCAATTGCAAGGAGTGATCGAATAAAGATATTCTTACATCTAAACTAGGTCAAAGGTTTCTTTATAATCAATGCATTATTCTCGAGTAAAGCACTTTCGAAAAAGGCAAGCCTTATAGTGTTCTACAGATCCATCTATCTTAGTTTTGATCTTGCATCCCACTACAGATTTGCTAGGAGATATCTCAACCATTTCCTACATATAAGTCTTATGGAGAGCATCAAGTTCAGTAGTTActataggtgtgaggctcacaGAGAGTAGCAAATGCAGAAGAATAGTAGTAGTCCTAAAGATGTAGAGAAGGAACTTTTATCCGATTAGAGCAACGAAGTGTAGGGTCAGGTGAAGGCTCTGAAGGAAGGTTCGATGCATGTAAGGATGACGTATATGGTGATGATATGGCTGGATTTAGAACAAATGGACCTGCTTCTTGTGATAAGGCCGAGGGCTAGACATCTGAAAGAGCTAGAGGTCGAATTAGAATCCCTCATTTGGTCAAGATGGAGATCAATAGAAGAATGGCTAAAGATTGGAAGCAGTGAGTAGATATAGAAGAAAACTGCTGAACACTGGAAAATGGACGATGCTCCCAAAATTTCACATGATAAGAGATACGCAAACAACAAGTTGTGAGATTGTAGAAGCCTTTTTAGTTGATATCATCACCAAGGAAGCAATAGAGTTGAGAGTGAGATTCAAGTTTGGATCGTTAATAAGAAGGAAGGGAAACGAAGCAAGCATAGTGGAAGACAAGACGGAGGAGTAGTCAAAAGGTTGGTCGTGTAATAGCTTAAATGCTGATTTGTTTTGAGTTGTGGGCGAGAGAAGAAGATTGGTAATGTAGACAGTAGTGAGTGCAGCTTCACTCCAAAAGTGCTCAAGAATAGATGAGGATATAAGCAGGATAAGGAAGCGTGACCAAGACAATAGCGACTAATTGTActatacatatacataaatcAATATGTAAAGTTTATCATTCTATGGAAGACAAGTAATATGCAACAATACTTTCAAAATCCAACACCTATAGCCAATATAGGCAATATAAAAACGGAATAGCAGCGGATAtattttgcttttaaaaaaattgaaaaaatgattAGCTTAGCTATACTATTTTATTGTCGAGTAAGCTCCTATCATTAGACAACAGTAAGTAATCACTACTGTCTTTCTAGATCTACTGCACCCACTTCATCTATACAACACTGAATCCACGTCGAACTCTACCTACTAAGCATCCTCTGAAAAGAACTTAATCGTGTACCAATACCATGTGGCATACTATCTTCTATGGGTGAAACTATGGGTTGAACCCCACTGCATAAATTACTATCCGCTGGCCAGACCGGAGGCTCAGCCAGGGTTCGGCATATGGGGCAATTTGTGTTTGAGCTAAGCCACATATCAATGCACTCTACATGAAACCTGTGGGTACAATTTGGCAGAAGCTTAACCATGGTCTCTTCCACAATAGTGCTCAAGCAAACTGAGCACTCTGTGACTTCTTCACCATGATCAAGCTTGGCACTTGGATTGTATATGAACATTGGTAATGAGGCCATGACCAATGGATCGAGACCTGCCATTGGTGACTCAATAGAATGTATTTCATCTAGTGCTTCTTGAGTTGTTCTCCTGTCTAGGGAAGCTTGTTGTCTTAAAAGGTACCTAGGATAGATTTGGAGAATGATGAAGATCATCACAATAGCGAATAGGGAGAGCACAGCTGCAAGTTTGATCTTGCCATTGTTACCAATTCTATAATTAGAATTACCATCGCTGGAACTCATAGTTGCTCCTAAGGTGATCTTGATCAACGTGATggtgttaaaaaataaaatgcaatttGTAATTCTCATTAAGCTGTCAACAAATTAAGAGGGGGCAGCAAATAGACAATAGAAGAACTATGTGGCAGCAAATAAAGAAGCTGAAGCTATTATTGGCAGACAACTCACATGCTGGCTGTCATTCAAGGAGTATGTCGTTGAATTCTAAAACTTACTAGTGTAAATttgtataatatattattatgttagTCGGTTTAGTAACCGACCTAAGGCCTCTATCTAACCAATGCATATGTACAAAGACAAAATAAGAGAAGTGAAATGAAATAGATACAGAgcattagaaatttagaatacTCTGTTAGCTGTGGAAATTTCAAGAAAGGCCATGGCCATAAATTGTCTTAAGTGGTCATGTGCAATAATTCTAAGAATATTTGTCTCTTTATGTCTTCAAAACAATGTCCCGATTATTGTCTTATAAAGGCTTGTATCTTATTGGTCTATCCATGCTTACCATAGGTATGCTTGCAAAAGATTAtctttgattaattttaattggtttGTGATAAACCCTATTtgttatattaataaatatataaaagatctaagattttttttttttttttttttttctaatcttttGCATTCTAGTCTAgaatttttgctgaaattacGTTTTGTGGAAGAATTGTACATAATTACTGTGAGTTACAAATTCTACTTAAGCAAACTTATGCTCCATCATATATAAGTAAGCTTAATCTTATTCGGCAAGAACGTAAACCATGCTTGAAAGCGTATTCTACTTTGTTAACTAAATCGAGCTTATATTCAAAgtaaaattaatgaaataatcCTAAACTTTTTTACTCCTTTCAACTCAATTGCAAGTTTACAGCCTTACTACACATGTATATTCATAGTTGGAGATCCATAAAGCTCTAGTAAACTCGCTTCTGTATATAATTGATCACTAGATATGTAAaacttgataaaaaataattatgaaaaaaaataaaagctgtAATTCAGCATGCATCTACATTTCGAAATCAGTGAgacattttcattttggtacgaAACTTAACTTCATAATCTGATTGCGGTGAAATCTTTTTAAGAAGTAAATCTTTTAATTGCAAATTCAATCAATATTTAATGTGCATCACTCTACggtagaaaaataaatgcaacaataCATACTTTCAATGTAATCACTACTGTCTTTCTAGATCTTCTGGACCTCCTTCATCTCCACAACTCTGAATCCCCCTCGACGATCTCTCCCTACTAAGCATCCTCTGAAAAGAGCTTAATCTTGTACCATGTGCCGTACTATCTTCAATAGGTGGATCTAAGGGTTGAACCACAATGCACAAAGTACTATCCTCTGGCTTGACCATAGGCTCAGCCAGGGTGCGGCATATTGGGCAAGTTGTGTTTGAGTTAAGCCACATATCAATGCACTCCACATGAAACGTGTGTTTACAATTTGGTAGAAGCTTAACCATGGTTTCCTCCACAATGGTGCTCAAGCAAACTGAGCACTCTATGACATCACCATGATCAAGCTGGTCAGTTCGTTTGTACATGAACTTTGGTAATGAGGCCACCACCAATGGATCGAGAGCTTTCATTGGTGTTGGCTCAATGGAATGTATTTCATCCAGTGCAACTTGAGTTGTTCTCCTATGTAGGGAAGCCTGGCGTCTTCTTTCTTGGTGCCTAAAATGGATTTGGAGAATCATGACTAGCATTACTAGAGCGATTAGGGAGAATATAGCAACAAGTACGAGCTTACCGTCAGAACTCATGGTTACTCCTAAGTTGATCCAGAAAAGGTGCTTCCTTGCTTAATTGACTCTCAAATTCTGAATTTGTACGAGAGAGATTTTCATTTGATTACCCTGTTATTTCGTTGAAAAATCTCTGATGGGGtttgtaatatattttatggGATTACCAAATTGAAATTCTACTAATCTCTTGGTAATTTCCTTGTTTTAGGCAGATTGTAGATTGACTTGGCTTTTGTAACATCAACAAATTAATGATAAAGTTGAAATACTAGTCTCCTTTCTCCACCCTTTCGGCTTTTCTTCAAGAAAGGAAGAAATGATaatgatgtaaaatatttgttattatCATTTTGAAAAGTTTAAGTACTAATTAAGGataaagattttgttttttttttttttttttttttttataggaattaAGGATAAAGTTGAAAGACTAATCTCTTtaagtgtttttatttgttatcaTCGTTTTGGAAAGTCATAGCTTTTTAGCACTACCAAATACTAAAATGTGGCTACATTGTTGGAGccaaacttatattttttagctccactgctaccGTGCACAGCAACTTTTGGCTTGGCTGTGCACTATAGCtcatgtaataaaaaaaaaatatatatatatatatatatattattattattattattattattattattattaaattgttgtGTTCGCACtgctttttataataaaaaatctcttTTAGTTGTGTTCACATtgctttttaataaattttttatattattttaatcaaatggCTAAAAATATAGATCCATGGATGttgagtgtattgtaaaatgagaaGGTAAAATAGACAAAGTAGTTTTTTATAAAGCTATATGGCTAAATTTATGGCTCcaccaatgtgaatgctctaatgatataaaatattcaccTTGAGACATAAATAAGAACGTCTCAAACACGCAACTTCAATAGCTTCCCAAAACACGaaattagaaaaattcaaagcaATTGGAGCTTATTCTTCGTCCTCAAGGGCGGCTTGAAGTATTTGGAGTAAGGGAGTCAATACCGTATCAGAAGTTATTTCGATTTGATCAGATGAACGAAATATTTTGATACCATTCAATACAAATGTATCGTTTCGAGATTATAGctaatttttactattttataccATATACAAAGTTATATTTCTAATAACTCAATATATCACTTTGACAATTTCTTATATTTCCTTTGATAAAGGTATCAACATATAAACAACCACCTAACTCAATAAATGCCAATCCCATGTGTCAAAAGATTGgtgataaaaattcaaattatcatATGATGCTTTGAGAAAGTCAAAAGGCAAGTGTATTATTTTGACCAAGCATACAAGTTACTCAGTACTCACATTGAAAAAGCAAAAGGAAAGATAAGTGGCAGCGCCACCTTATGGACCTAcctgacctaaaaaaaaatattatatataataatttaaaattttatattttttacttttaaaaaaatttgggaccaccttgaatttttttatgccaataaaattaaattgtgGTCCATAATTTGAGCaatttaacaatatattggGGTCTttcaagtaaaaagaaaaaactcaaaaaaaaaattaactaaaatttgaaaaacaaaatataataaaactacTACAGGCTGGACAGTGGCTTGATTCCTTTGACTAAACACATTGCCCaatacaacaaaattttcaactttttattattttttattgcaatattattttttcttaccagacatatattatttacttctcatttttaattgttttttcttgtttattctTAACCACACACATCTTCTGTTTCTTCGATTTTTACACttcatacttttaaattttatcacatcTTCATCTATACTTTTACAACTACATTTTGCCTTCCTCTTTGTTTGTAACTTCTATGTCTTCTACTAGTACTAGTGTGGCAGTGCCTCTTCTCAAGTTTTGAGTCTCAAATTTctcaatacaattttttttttttttttttttttttaagctgtacaggtacctttgttcatttcctttcttttcattttttttttccttttaaggtTTTTTGGTTTACAGAATGCAAATTTAATTTGGtcttaagaaatttttttttctttttttttttaagcacaaacttcatgccgGCCGATTCTCGAATTTCGGCCAGTATTTACCAAAACACCTGAAATAGACCGGAATGACCTGAAATTTTTTCTGAAGTGGAATAGGGTGGGTTACTGTTCCAGTTTGTTTATCTGCATGGTATTTTCAGGCCGTTACGGCCAGAACGGAATGGAATTAATAATATTGAATCAAACCTTATTACCTAAAGGctaaaaagaaataagtttgtgtaatttatgcttcttaagGAACACCCTGAATAAAATTTCTGGAGCCGCCACTGGGTAAGATCAAAGAAGAGTGGAGTATAGAgaacaaagttacaaaacacaaaaagcGAATTGGTCATCGTGAAGTCCTTAAAGAAGAAGatggtaaaagaaaaatgaaaagtagaATAATGAAGTCAAAGAGTAGAAGAAGAGGTGATTCTAACTTCATATTGCAAAGCTATTgtgcatttttctttcatttttcttcttctttctgttGGGTTTCCCAAGCTTAATCAAATTTACATCACCTTGTTAAGGATTTTTTGTTTCGGCCCGAAATGTATTTACCAGCCAGTATCCAATATTTTTACCGGTATGACCAAAATGATCATTATGTCCAGTATTAAAACCGGCACAAAACGATCGCATATCTGTACCAGTATAGCTATTGGTATGGAATATATTTGTCGTATTGGCCGGTATGGTATGGAATCAACTTCATTGATTTGGAGGCTAAGGCAAAAAATGAATTGAGACATTTTctgtatttaaatataatttttttaaaataataatactactTAAACTGTATATcttattttagatgcaaaattaataatttatataaaccatctagaatttttttttcgagAAAGTCTATAGATaccaaaaatttgacaaaacttttcacatCTATTAATATGGCAGATTGATAGtgataagtaaataaaatgatGTTAGTTGTGGACctagatgagaactagtaaaagttttccaactcaactatgaaaaatgttgtgaaattctgtatgtatttctttttttcttttttctttctagaagatctacattcataacattttcacaataaatctaaaGTGTTAAGTTTTtactgattctaatttgaacccatcacttaacttactttttttttctttttctttttctttttgttcataatAACAAGTAGTAACAACCAACCACTTaagatttttttgtgaaaaatgttgtggacatattatttttcactctcttttattcttctttttcatttgataaaaaaatattattttatatattatctaaTATTTGAGTTTAATTAATAGTATtacaatgaaagaaataaacctattagttaaaatttaagGGCTTTCTTTTACTTGAAAGCCTTAGGCGATTGCCTCATTTGCCTGTACTATAGAGCTGCCTGTGTTCGTCCTAGCTGGAACTTAAAGAACAATGAAGGGCCATTGTTTGGGTATAATATAGGATAGACCTGACATAAGTGGGAATAATTAGCCTAGTAGAACTGATCAAACTATttcggggaaaaaaaaaaaacttatactgTATTGCCATGAAAAGTAAcaataaaatacaaacaaagGGCATAAAAATATTACCAAGTTATCCtcccttcaaaaaaataaaattattacgAAGTTATctttactaattctaatttcaCTCAAACATTTTATCAAAGATTCTAAGAATTTAATATTACATGAATCAAACACCCTCCAGGGTGACTGGGTTGGCCTATCTCCACAAAAGATAGcaatttttattcattcattCAAAATTACAACAGTAAATcataagagagaaagaaagagtcaGTGGATAGTGGTGCAAGCACTATCTCAACGTGGTGCTCGATTTGTTGGGGAATGTAAAATATCTATTCAGCTATTGAGTTTTACTACTAACAGTTTGTAGCTTTTAAGATTTTTCATGGGATACCATAACAAAGGATTATAGCTTGGAATAAGGGCTAAAAAGGGAGAGATGAGAAGGAAAGACTAGAGATAGGAGAACATGTAGAGAGATACATAGTTAAAGGATTTAGTAAATAAGTGGGTGGGGAAATAATTATTGGGTAAAAGAATCAAACTAAAAGATCAGGCAAAAttaccattttggtccctatattttgggttCACTTTcactttccttcttctcttagGCTGTAGAATTTTATGTCCCTTTTTATGAAGGTGATTTTGTTCTCTTGAAGCAACAATGTTGCCTCTCAAGCTAGTGGGTTGTTTTTTCATGGGTTATAGGGAAACAGTTTTATCATAAACTCAGTCCTTCCCCTTCATTCATAGAAGAGCTAACAAAAACATGGGGTAATTTATCCCTTTCTGAGAAGGAAAGCATTGGTCTAACCCTTCCAAATATGCGACATTCttcttgttaggttctaaggattaggcactaatgtattagaaccctaatttgtaatgttggcaaaccatgatcaaaacaggttttaagtcttgtttagacttgcttaaAGTGTATacgttttatgtaaagttggaatcgagttactgcAGAACTTATAGTGCAATTCTatctggctcgatcgatcgagaattagactcaatTGATCGAAAGTCGtgcagattttttattttttttttctgtagaatttccaactcaacccaagcccgtttgacgtgtagggttttatgttttgtcttaagtataaaagggaaaaccctagccatgttttaggttgctccttatgctgtgtgtgtgaatcttctgtgagatcAAAAGGTGGTTGCCTTTACACATACTTaaggtttccaagattcaagattatgtcaagaacttagtgatcattcagttgctgcattcaagaagcttaaagatacacaagctgGAGTACTTGTACTtgttgtgaatccaagaaagaagtagtctatggactcggagctgtcacgtggttgtggtagtaagtttcctactcgaggtcgcaataggatgttagtggtctaagtcgctattgtgtaaacttcaattctttgaTAATGGATTCaactttaccttgaggatagctaaattaaatcctccccaggtttttaccggtttggtttcttaggtcatcatatctttgtgttctttattttccgcactttacattaatatgatatatttgtgttaacctagatctaataatttgactaagcaatcacttggctaaataactaggttaatttgtttgtgttttaagggtctaaaaacaaataagtggtatcagagcaggttgctctcttgttgtagatcttttgatctaagagctaaTCTTTGatccctgttgtcatggatactTGGAAGATCTTTTTGCTTATATGCCATCTTGTCTACTTTTTGTTTCTATCACttgttgattttgttaaatctttccttgaGCATCTTGGTATAATTACATGTGATGATAATTATGTGTGTTATACTGCTTTAACCGccttaaaggcacgtgattcttgtctttggtatttggataatGGTTGTTCCAGGCACATGACAGGAAATAAAGCTTTGTTCAAGACactctttgaaggaaagattgggatAGTCACatttggagatggaagcaaatctgtGA contains:
- the LOC126726127 gene encoding E3 ubiquitin-protein ligase ATL41-like; translated protein: MSSDGKLVLVAIFSLIALVMLVMILQIHFRHQERRRQASLHRRTTQVALDEIHSIEPTPMKALDPLVVASLPKFMYKRTDQLDHGDVIECSVCLSTIVEETMVKLLPNCKHTFHVECIDMWLNSNTTCPICRTLAEPMVKPEDSTLCIVVQPLDPPIEDSTAHGTRLSSFQRMLSRERSSRGIQSCGDEGGPEDLERQ
- the LOC126728262 gene encoding RING-H2 finger protein ATL5-like, whose translation is MSSSDGNSNYRIGNNGKIKLAAVLSLFAIVMIFIILQIYPRYLLRQQASLDRRTTQEALDEIHSIESPMAGLDPLVMASLPMFIYNPSAKLDHGEEVTECSVCLSTIVEETMVKLLPNCTHRFHVECIDMWLSSNTNCPICRTLAEPPVWPADSNLCSGVQPIVSPIEDSMPHGIGTRLSSFQRMLSR